Below is a genomic region from Chthoniobacterales bacterium.
TCCTGTCCGCCGGACATACCAGCCCGTGAGGACGAGCACCGTGGTCGCGGTGATATCCATCTGCAGTTTTTTCGAGAGCCATTGGCTCAAATAGTGCGCGCGTTCCTGCGAATTCCTCACGCCGTAATCTTCGAAGCCCCAAGGATACTCGAGAGCCTGTCCATTGAAGGTGACCTCGTGGCCACCGGAGCCTTTCCGTTTCCGCCGCGTCTTCGTCTCGATAGCAAATAGTCCGCCCGGCCCGACAACAACGTGGTCGACGTTGAAGGACTTGGCGCCGGGATTGTCGTCGAATTCCACATCATGAAAGACGGACCATCCGTCGATCATAAGTTGGTTCAATTCCTCGCCGACGGCGCGTTCGCCGAGAAAGCCGAGATAACAGTCGCGCCGCAGCTTGGCGGTGCTTTGCAAGCGCGCTGCGGCGTAGATCATGAAGCCAACCGCCAATACCACGAAAGCGACTCCCACATGCTCTGGGCCGGTTAGAAAGGCGTAAACACCAACGCCGACAAAAGCAGCCGCAGTAATCAGCCACAACAAGAGCTCGGAAACCCGGCTGTCGATCTCCTCCAGCTTTACACGGAGGAACTCGCCGGGCGGACGCAGATAGCGCTTGGTCAGGGGAAACTTGTTCGAGCGACTATCCCACCAATGACGCAGGACGAGCGTGCCCACAATCAAAACGAACGCACCGACGGCAAACGCAACGGCTATAAAGAAGCTCGGGTGATCCATTGGTCAGAACGTTGTTGCACCAATAGGCCCTCCAGTCGAGTGCCGGCTCTCTTTATGTCCTTCATTACCTTTTGTTAAAACCTCCAGTGTCT
It encodes:
- a CDS encoding NERD domain-containing protein; translation: MDHPSFFIAVAFAVGAFVLIVGTLVLRHWWDSRSNKFPLTKRYLRPPGEFLRVKLEEIDSRVSELLLWLITAAAFVGVGVYAFLTGPEHVGVAFVVLAVGFMIYAAARLQSTAKLRRDCYLGFLGERAVGEELNQLMIDGWSVFHDVEFDDNPGAKSFNVDHVVVGPGGLFAIETKTRRKRKGSGGHEVTFNGQALEYPWGFEDYGVRNSQERAHYLSQWLSKKLQMDITATTVLVLTGWYVRRTGKSGLAVINDSEIPTFFRDEHKSARFKPETVASIRALLDERCRDVGV